A segment of the Spirochaetaceae bacterium genome:
CGACAGGCGCCCGGGCCATCGGGGATGCCTGGTCCGAGAGAGCCGGCTGGCCGGCGATGCTTGGGAAACGGTGTTCGTCGTCTGCCATGGCACCGAGTGACCGGACAGACCCATCGCTCGAGTGCAGCCGGTGTGCCGCCACGGGTTGCTAAGCGGTGGCTGGCTGCGCGGTTGCCGGTTCCAGCATCCGTTCCTCGATCTGCCCGCCGAGCGTGCGGATCTTGGCGAGCACCGACTGGTAGCCACGCTCGATGTTGCCGACCTGGGTGAGCGTGCTCTCCCCGTCCGCCACCAGGGCGGCAAGCAGGTAGGCGAACCCGGCGCGCAGGTCGGGCACCTCGAGCTCACCCGCAACCAGCGGGGTGGGACCGGAAATCACCGCGCTATGGTAGCAGCCCCGGCCGCGGAACCGGCACGCGGCGCTGCCCAGACACTCGGTGCTCAGGTCCACCGCGGCGCCCATCTCGCCGAGCGCGTCGGCATACCCGAGCCGCCGCTCGTAGACGGTCTCGTGAATGATCGATACGCCGTCGGCCTGGGTGAGCAGCACCACCAGGGGCGGCTGCCAGTCGGTCATGAATCCGGGGTGCGGCGCCGTTTCCACCGTTACCGGTCGGAGCCGGCGCGGGGCGCGGAACCGGATGCCGGCGGCATCCGCGTCGCAGGTTCCACCCACGCTGCGCAGCACGGCCAGGAAGGAGCGCAGGTGGGCGGGTTCGGCGCCGCGCACGAACAGGTCGCCGCCGGTGGCGACCGCTGCCGCCGCGTAGGAGGCCGCCTCCAGGCGATCGCCGATGATCCGGTGCCGGGCCCCGTGCAGGGACGCCACGCCGTCGATTACCCAGGTGCGCCCGCCCGCGTGCTCGATGCGCGCCCCCATGGCGCGCAGCAGGCCGACCAGATTGCCGATCTCCGGCTCGATGGCGGCGTTGCGCAGCATCGTCCGCCCCATCGCCCCCGCGGCCGCGACCAGAACCTGCTCGGTGGCGCCGACACTCGGGTAGGCGAGCCGGATGTCGGCACCACGCAGCACGTCTCCGCGAAACCGGGTAATGACCCCGTCGCGCTCGATGTCGACGCCCAGGAGACGCAGCGCGTGCAGGTGAAAGTCGATGGGACGGGCACCGATGGCGTCGCCCCCGATGGCGGCGATCTGCGCGCGACCGGTCCGGTGCAGCAGCGCCGCGATGAACAGCATGCAGGAGCGGTGTTCGGGACTCACGTCGGCCGGTATGCGCCAGCCGTTGACGGTGGAGGGGTCGACTTCCAGCGTGGACGCGTCGAGCCACCGCCAGCGCACCCCGAGAGCGGCGCAGATGCGCAGGGTCAGTTGCACTTCGCCGATGCGCGGCACGTTCTCAAGCACACTCGGCTGCGGCGCCAGCAGCGCGGCGATGATCATCTTCGGCGCCGCGTTCTTGGCTCCGGCGACCGCCAGCTCGCCGTGCAGCGGCTTGCCCCCGCTGACCCGGTAGGCGCGTTCGGCGCCGGCGGTCAGCGGATCGGGCGCCGGGACGATGGCGTCCCGGACGGTGCGGCGGATGCCGGCGCCCGTATCGGTAGCGAACGAGTCAATGGAATCGGTGTGAGTACGCACGAGGCCCCCAGCGCGAACGAGTTACTCTCAATGTTCGGCGGCGATGGCTCCGCAGCCAAGCTGCGACGGCGCCACGGCCAACCTGGAGGACGTGGCGGGAACGTCAGGAACCGCGCAGACCGTAGCGGCGGCGAAACTTCTCGATGCGGCCCGCGCTGTCGACCAGCGTCTGCTTGCCGGTATAGAACGGGTGCGATGCGCTGGAGATCTCGATATTGATCAGTGGATACTCCTTACCGTCCTGCCAAGTGATCCTTTCCTTCGACGACTGGGTGGAACGGCTCAGGAACTCGAAGTCGGAAGAGGTGTCCTTGAACACCACGAAGTGGTACTTGGGATGAATATCCTGCTGCATGCGTGCTGCCTCTTGTGGCCTTTGCTTGTGCCGGTCCGGGGATTCTGAACTGCCGCCGGAGCTTCCGGCCGGTGTCCGCCGGAGCGTCCCGCCGATCGGACCGGAAGCTCGTTATTCGTTCCCCGGTAGACGCGTAGTATACCAAACGCCGCGCCCGAGCGACAATTTCTTGACGTTGGAAATCTCCGGGGTGCTGCCCTTCCGGTAGCCCCAGAATCGTTCGATCACCTCTTCCGCGAACTCGATCTGGGTGATCTGCTGCAGGTTCTCGATCTGTTCCCACGACGCCTTCTTTTGCCTGACCTGGGCCGGCGTCATCTCCCGGATTTCCTCTTCGTACTGTTCAATGAGCGAGTCGATCATCTCGACCAGCTCCTGCTTGTTCACGCTCGGCTCGTCGGGGACCACGTCGGCGGTCACGAACGGCGTGACGCCGGACTCGGGATCTTCGCCGCCGGCTTCGGCGGCGGTTGCCGCGGCAGCGTCCGGCGCCGGCGCGGTCGCGGAGGCTGCGCCGGCATCGGGGTCGGCGGCGGGGGTGGGGGGCGGGTCCGGCTTCTTGCGGAAGGTGCGGTACAGAATGTAGATGGCAATGATTACGCCGCCCAGGAGTGCGAAGGTCATGACTTGGGGCTTCCTGCGACTAAGGTACCGCCGCGCGCGCGTGATCGCATACTGTCCGCCAGCATAACATGCACGGGCACTTACGCCACGACCTCGGGATCGATGCCGACGCCCAGCCCGGGAGTGGTGGGCACGGGCATGCAGCCGCCGGGACCGACCCCGGGCGGCTCGGCCAGGGTGGCGAACAGGTGCCGGTAGTGGTCGGCACCGACCAGGTGCGGCTTCGCCGCCGCCACCACGTCGGCAGCCACGTCGGGGCCGATGCCGGTGACGCCGGCATCGGTACGCACCTCCAGGTACGCGCCGCCGCCGCGCACCACGCGATTCACGCTCCCCGGACTCCACGCCGGCTCGATCTCGCCGACGGTACCCAGTTCCCGTAGCCGCACCCGTACGACATCGGTAATGCGCAATCGCTCGCTCATCGCAGCAATTGTACCGGCGGCGCGGAAAGCGGGGTAGAGCAGGGGTAGCCGCCGTCGACGGCCGCGGGCGAATGGCGGTAGGGTGGCGGCAATGGCTGCTGCGTCGCCCCCGCTGAGCGGCATCACCGTGCTCGACCTGACCCGCGTCCTGGCCGGACCCTACTGCACCATGGTGCTGCGCGATCTCGGCGCCGAGGTGATCAAGGTGGAGCCTCCGCAGGGCGATGAAGCGCGCGGGTTCGGGCCCTTTCTCGCCAGTGGGGATGGCGGCGGACGCGGTGAGTCCGCCTACTTCACCAGCCTGAACTGCGGCAAGCGGTCCGTGGTGCTCGACCTCAAGGAGGAGCCGGGCAGCAGTGCGCTGGCCGGGCTGATCCGCCGCGCCGACGTGCTGGTCGAGAACTTCCGTCCCGGTACGCTGGCGAAGCTGGGGTTTCCCGCCGACCGTCTGCTGGCGCTCAACCCGCGCCTGGTGTACGCCGCCATCAGCGGCTTCGGCGCCACCGGTCCGGCCGCTCAGCGACCCGCCTACGACATGATCATTCAGGCGCTGTCCGGACTGATGTCGATCACCGGCACGGAGCCGGTAGCACCGGCCGGTGCCGCGCCGGACCCGGCCGGTGGCGCGGAGACGCCGACCGCGGCGGCCTCCGCAATGCCGCCCTCCGGATCGGTTCCGCACGGGCAGCGGGTGCGGGTCGGCACGTCGATCGCCGACATCGTCAGCGGGCTGTACGCCGCGGTCGGCATCGTGGCGGCGCTGGCGCAGCGCGCGCACTCGGGGCACGGCGCGGTGCTCGACCTGGGCATGCTCGACGCCACCGTCTCGGTGCTGGAGAACGCCGTGGCCCGTTACCAGGTCACCGGTGCGGTGCCGGCCCCCCTCGGTACCCGCCACCCCTCGATCACCCCGTTCGAGGCCTACGCCACGGCGGACCAGGAGATCGTGGTCGCAGCCGGCAACGACCGCCTGTTCGCCAGCCTGTGCGCGGTGGTCGGGCGCGGCGACCTGCCTGCCGACCGCCGTTTCGCCAGCAACGCGGCGCGCAACGAGCACGTGGCGGCGCTGAAGGATGAACTGGAGTCGGCCCTGCGCCGCCGCCCCGGTGCACACTGGCTCGAGCGGCTGGCCGCCGCCGGCGTGCCGGCCGCGCCGGTGAACACCATCGCCGACCTGTTCGAAGACCCTCAGATCGCCGCCCGCGGCATGCTGGTGCCGGTAGCCGGGCTGCAGCGCTTCCTGGTGCCCGGCTCGCCGCTCAAGTTCACCGGCGTCGCGGCGGAAGGCCGGCGCCCGCCGGCGCCCCGGCTCGGCGAGCACACCGCCCAGGTGCTGGCGGAACTCGCGTCGGAGCCCGCCGCCGCCGCTCCCGAAGGCTGACGCACGGCCCCACAGCCGGCGGTGACGGCTTGGCGACCGCCACGCGGGGTTGACCACGTCGGCGGGGAGATGCAGGCGTGGCGGGGCTGGCACCGGCGCCTGCCGGCGGGCGAGCGCGTGGGCGGCGGTAGCGGGCGGCTGTCGATGCGGCGAGAGCAACGGCGGCGGCCTCGGCGCGCCGGCGGGCACGACAGCGCCACGGCGCGGCGGGCGCCGGGAGGGTTCGGGGGTGCGGGTCCGCTACCGCGGGGCGGGATGGATGGCCGCGATCAGCGTCCCGGCCGTCGGCGCCGGAATGAGCGAGCGGGTGCCGTCCGGCCAGCGGATTTCCAGGCGGATGAGGGTGGCGCCGCGCGGCACTCCGAAGTGAAGCCGGCTGGTGTCGCCGGAGAAGTAGCCGCTCTGCGACCGCACTTCGCGGGTCAACTGCAGCGGCGCCCCGCCGAGTTCGCCCACCAGCCGCACCTGGGCGCCGATGGCGTGCGTGTTGCCGGTGCCGGGCTGGCGCAGGTCGACCAGCAGGTTGGCGCCGCCGCAGACGCGGTTCTCGAACACCTGCGACGGTTCGCGCATGTTGCTCACTACCACGTCCAGGTCGCCGTCGCCGTCCAGGTCCGCCATGCTCATGCCGCGCCCGCTGCGCTCGCTGCCCAGCCGCCACTCCGGCGCCGGGGCGAAGCTGCCGTCGCCGCGGTTGCGCAGCGCCTGGTTCTGCTCCACCAACTCGTCATCGGGCAGATGTCCAAATACCAACGCGTCGATCATGCCGTTCACCGCGTACAGGTCCAGGAAGCCGTCGCTGTCCAGGTCGCCGAACTTGGCCGACCAGGTCCAGCCGGTGGCGTCCACGCCGCGCTCCGGGGCCGCGTTGTCGAATGCCACGGCCCCGCCGGCGCCGGCATCGGGTTCCGGCAGCAGCAGCACGTTTTCGTTGGCCTGCACGTCGTCGGGCGGCGGCAGGATGGTGATCCGCTCCCACGCGTAGCTCACCTCCGGGTCGCGCCGGTAGGGCTTCATGTCCGCCACGAACAGTTCGTCGCGGCCGTCGTTGTCGATGTCGCCGGCGTCGTAGCTCATGGTGTTGGTGGCGGTGGCGCGGAACGGCGCCGCTTCCCGCCAGCCGTGCTCGGCGTCCGGCGCGCGCAGGAACACCTGGTCCGGGTGGTCGTAGTCGTTGCCGATGATGATGTCGGGGAGCCGGTCGCCGTTCAGGTCGGTGAGCAGCACTGCCAGCGCCTCGGCCGTCTTGCCGAGCAGGGTGAGGTGCAGGCTGCCGTCGCGGTTTTCGTAGTAGGCCACGCCGCCGCCGAGGGCGAAACCGCCGCCCAGGTCGGGCAGCTCGCTGTTGTAGCTGCCGGTCACCAGGTCCAGGTCGCCGTCGCCGTCCAGGTCGCCCCAGCCCATGGCGTTGGCGATGTAGCCGGCGCCGAGGCGGGCCACGCGGTGGTACCGGTCGTAGGCGGCGGCGCCGGGGCCGGCCGCCCCCAGGCTGAGCCACAGCGACGGCGGCGCGCCCGGGTGGGTAAAGGCCAGGTCGAGCCAGCCGTCGCCGTCGAAGTCGATGGCGTTGACTGCCCGCGCGGCGCCGGTGGCCAGCGGCTCGGCGCGGAATCGCATGCCGCCCTCGTTCCAGTACACCGTGCTCGGGCGCGCCAGGTTGGCCAGCACCAGGTCCAGGTCGCCGTCATTGTCCAGGTCGCCCACGGCCAGGCCGGAGCCGATGGTGTCGAAATTGGTGATGCGCCCGCCGAGCCACTCGATGCGGTGCTCCAGGTCGATGGCGCCAAAGCCGCCGTCGCACGCCGCCGGCTCGGCCAGCGGGGTGACCGTGTAGGGCGGCGGCGCGGCCGGCGGTAGCGTGGAAACGACGAGCGGCGGCGGATCGGATGCGCACGCTGCCAACACCGTCAGCGCCGCCAGCAGGACAGTGGTTGCGCGCACGCCGCGGGCCGCCGGCTCGGCGGTCGGGGTTGCCTTCGCGCCGGCCGGGCGGAACGTGACGGTCACCGGCGCGTCACGGTCACCCGCGTCGCCGGCGCGAGGTCGCGCACCACCGAGCGCTCGCCGTCCGGCCAAGTGATCGCCAGCGCCGCGGGGGCGTCGCCGGCGGGGATGCCGAAGTGCAGCCGGCTGGTGTCTCCCGACAGGTAGCCGCTCTGCGCGCGCACCTCGCGCCGTATCTCTACCCCCGCCGCGGTGGTCAGCACCACCCCGGCGCCGAGCGCGTGGGTATTGGCGGTGCCGGGCCGGCGCAGGTCGACCAGCAGGTGGCCGCCGCCCTCGCACAGGCGGTTCTCGAACACCTGCGACGCGGCGCGCAGGTTGCTCACCACGATGTCCAGGTCGCCGTCGCCGTCCAGGTCCGCCATGCTCATGCCGCGCCCGCTGCGCGTGCTGTCCAGGCCCCACTCCGGCACCGTCACGAAGGTGCCGTCGCCGGCCCCGCGCAGCGCCTGGTTCTCCTCCACCAGCTCGTCGCCCGGCAGGTGGCCGAACACCTCCACGGTGATCACGCCGTTGACGACGTACAGGTCCAGGAAGCCGTCGCCGTCCAGGTCGCCGAACTTGGCCGACCAGCTCCAGCCGGTGGCATCCACCCCGGCCGCTTCCGCCCGGTCCCGGTAGCCGCCGTCGGCGCCGGCCGCCAGCAGCACGTTGGCGTTCACCTGCACCTCGTCCGGCGGACTGGCGGTGCCCAGGTCGCCCCATGCATCGTGCGTCTCGGCGTCGTCGCGGTACGGCTTCATGTCGGCGGCGAACAGCTCGAAGCGGCCGTCGTTGTCCACGTCGCCGGCGTCGTAGCTCATCGTGTTGGTGGGCGTGGCGGCGAACGGCTCCACCTGCGCCCAGCCCATCGGCGCCGCGGGGTCGCGGGTGAACACGTAGTCGGGGCGCGCGTAGTCGTTGCCGATCACGATCTCGCGCACGCCGTCACCGTCCAGGTCGGTCACCAGCACCGCCAGCGCGTCGGCGCCCGAGACCAGCAGCGCCGGCAGCAGTCCGGGGTTGCGGTTCTCGTAGTAGGCCACGCCGCCGCCCGGGATGAAGCCGTCGAATTCCTTGGCCAGCAGGTAGTCGTAGGTGGCGGTGACGATGTCCAGGTCGCCGTCGCCGTCCAGGTCGCTCCAGTCCATCACGTGCGCGAAGTAGCCGGCGCCGAAGTCGGGGTCGCGCACGAACCGGCGCCCGCTGCCGGCGGCACCGCCGGAGCCGTCATCCGCCGGCGTGTTGCGCCACAGGGCGGGCGGGCGGTTGGTGTGGGTCACGGCCAGGTCGAGCCAGCCGTCGCCGTCGGTATCGACCGCCACGATGGCGCTGGTGGGCTTGCTGTCCTCGGCGCCGGTCAGGTCCGTGCGCCGGAACCGCGGCGCACCGCCGGGCATGGTTTCGTTCCACAGCAGGGCGGTCGGTCCGTCCAGGTTGGCCAGCACCAGGTCGACGTCGCCGTCGTTGTCCAGGTCTCCGGCGGCCAGGCCGGCGCCGAGCGAGTCGTAGTTGAACACCCGTGGCGAGTCCACCTCGATTTCGTGCGGCAGGTCGGCGGCGACGAACGTGCCGCTGCACTGTCCGGCGGCGAGCGGGACCGTCTCCACGCTCACCGGGGCGTGGCCCGCCAGCACGTCCGCCAGAGAGGCGCACCCACCGAGGCTCAGCACCGCGGCGAGCGCCAGCAGCGCTGGCGGGGCGAAGAAGACGAATGGACGGAAGGTTGACCCAGTATCCAAAGCGTCGGTATGGTAGCCTGTCACGCAATTCCAATAAACAGAGGTTTGGAAGGAGGAAGATGAAGTGACTCTATTCATGAATCGATTGCTGGCGCTCGGCCTGGTAATGGCGGCGCCGGCGATGCTGATGGCCGGCGGCGAGTCCGACAGCGGGACGGCCAGTTCCGGCGCCGTCGCGATGGCGGCACCCGGCCAGTTCAGCGAGGCGCCGATGCTGGCGGCCATGGTGGCGGCCGGCGAGTTGCCGCCGCTGGAGGAGCGCATCGCCGCCGATCCGGTGGTGCAGGAAATGCTCGCCGACGGCGTCGG
Coding sequences within it:
- the murA gene encoding UDP-N-acetylglucosamine 1-carboxyvinyltransferase: MRTHTDSIDSFATDTGAGIRRTVRDAIVPAPDPLTAGAERAYRVSGGKPLHGELAVAGAKNAAPKMIIAALLAPQPSVLENVPRIGEVQLTLRICAALGVRWRWLDASTLEVDPSTVNGWRIPADVSPEHRSCMLFIAALLHRTGRAQIAAIGGDAIGARPIDFHLHALRLLGVDIERDGVITRFRGDVLRGADIRLAYPSVGATEQVLVAAAGAMGRTMLRNAAIEPEIGNLVGLLRAMGARIEHAGGRTWVIDGVASLHGARHRIIGDRLEAASYAAAAVATGGDLFVRGAEPAHLRSFLAVLRSVGGTCDADAAGIRFRAPRRLRPVTVETAPHPGFMTDWQPPLVVLLTQADGVSIIHETVYERRLGYADALGEMGAAVDLSTECLGSAACRFRGRGCYHSAVISGPTPLVAGELEVPDLRAGFAYLLAALVADGESTLTQVGNIERGYQSVLAKIRTLGGQIEERMLEPATAQPATA
- a CDS encoding type B 50S ribosomal protein L31; this encodes MQQDIHPKYHFVVFKDTSSDFEFLSRSTQSSKERITWQDGKEYPLINIEISSASHPFYTGKQTLVDSAGRIEKFRRRYGLRGS
- a CDS encoding CoA transferase, producing MAAASPPLSGITVLDLTRVLAGPYCTMVLRDLGAEVIKVEPPQGDEARGFGPFLASGDGGGRGESAYFTSLNCGKRSVVLDLKEEPGSSALAGLIRRADVLVENFRPGTLAKLGFPADRLLALNPRLVYAAISGFGATGPAAQRPAYDMIIQALSGLMSITGTEPVAPAGAAPDPAGGAETPTAAASAMPPSGSVPHGQRVRVGTSIADIVSGLYAAVGIVAALAQRAHSGHGAVLDLGMLDATVSVLENAVARYQVTGAVPAPLGTRHPSITPFEAYATADQEIVVAAGNDRLFASLCAVVGRGDLPADRRFASNAARNEHVAALKDELESALRRRPGAHWLERLAAAGVPAAPVNTIADLFEDPQIAARGMLVPVAGLQRFLVPGSPLKFTGVAAEGRRPPAPRLGEHTAQVLAELASEPAAAAPEG
- a CDS encoding CRTAC1 family protein produces the protein MTVTFRPAGAKATPTAEPAARGVRATTVLLAALTVLAACASDPPPLVVSTLPPAAPPPYTVTPLAEPAACDGGFGAIDLEHRIEWLGGRITNFDTIGSGLAVGDLDNDGDLDLVLANLARPSTVYWNEGGMRFRAEPLATGAARAVNAIDFDGDGWLDLAFTHPGAPPSLWLSLGAAGPGAAAYDRYHRVARLGAGYIANAMGWGDLDGDGDLDLVTGSYNSELPDLGGGFALGGGVAYYENRDGSLHLTLLGKTAEALAVLLTDLNGDRLPDIIIGNDYDHPDQVFLRAPDAEHGWREAAPFRATATNTMSYDAGDIDNDGRDELFVADMKPYRRDPEVSYAWERITILPPPDDVQANENVLLLPEPDAGAGGAVAFDNAAPERGVDATGWTWSAKFGDLDSDGFLDLYAVNGMIDALVFGHLPDDELVEQNQALRNRGDGSFAPAPEWRLGSERSGRGMSMADLDGDGDLDVVVSNMREPSQVFENRVCGGANLLVDLRQPGTGNTHAIGAQVRLVGELGGAPLQLTREVRSQSGYFSGDTSRLHFGVPRGATLIRLEIRWPDGTRSLIPAPTAGTLIAAIHPAPR
- a CDS encoding CRTAC1 family protein → MDTGSTFRPFVFFAPPALLALAAVLSLGGCASLADVLAGHAPVSVETVPLAAGQCSGTFVAADLPHEIEVDSPRVFNYDSLGAGLAAGDLDNDGDVDLVLANLDGPTALLWNETMPGGAPRFRRTDLTGAEDSKPTSAIVAVDTDGDGWLDLAVTHTNRPPALWRNTPADDGSGGAAGSGRRFVRDPDFGAGYFAHVMDWSDLDGDGDLDIVTATYDYLLAKEFDGFIPGGGVAYYENRNPGLLPALLVSGADALAVLVTDLDGDGVREIVIGNDYARPDYVFTRDPAAPMGWAQVEPFAATPTNTMSYDAGDVDNDGRFELFAADMKPYRDDAETHDAWGDLGTASPPDEVQVNANVLLAAGADGGYRDRAEAAGVDATGWSWSAKFGDLDGDGFLDLYVVNGVITVEVFGHLPGDELVEENQALRGAGDGTFVTVPEWGLDSTRSGRGMSMADLDGDGDLDIVVSNLRAASQVFENRLCEGGGHLLVDLRRPGTANTHALGAGVVLTTAAGVEIRREVRAQSGYLSGDTSRLHFGIPAGDAPAALAITWPDGERSVVRDLAPATRVTVTRR